One genomic window of Carassius auratus strain Wakin chromosome 14, ASM336829v1, whole genome shotgun sequence includes the following:
- the LOC113113904 gene encoding protein Wnt-8a-like, with protein MDHLCSKCLCLASPQEGSVEESGVAHAPMDPCQLFALVVMSMCCHILSTTAWSVNNFLMTGPKAYLTYTSSVQAGAQSGIEECKHQFTWDRWNCPESALQLSTHNGLRSATRETAFVHAISAAGVMYTLTKNCSMGDFDNCGCDDSKIGKMGGRGWVWGGCSDNVDFGERIAKKFVDALESGHDSRAAVNLHNNEAGRLAVKATLKRTCKCHGVSGSCSIQTCWMQLADFRDIGNYLKMKHDQAQKLEMDKIRIRAGNSADNRGAIADTFSSVARTELIYMEDSPDYCVKNLSLGLHGTEGRECLQSGKNLSQWEKRSCRRLCHECGLKVEERRIETVSSCNCKFHWCCTVKCETCTQTVAKYFCAKRHKRRRPHNNSRRRQHARNR; from the exons ATGGATCATCTGTGCAGCAAG TGTTTGTGTCTTGCATCTCCACAAGAAGGGAGCGTTGAAGAATCAGGGGTCGCTCACGCACCAATGGACCCTTGCCAGCTTTTTGCGTTGGTGGTGATGTCTATGTGCTGTCACATTCTGTCGACAACAGCATG gtcgGTGAATAACTTTCTGATGACCGGACCAAAG GCTTACCTTACGTACACCAGCAGTGTGCAGGCTGGGGCTCAGAGTGGTATTGAAGAGTGTAAACATCAGTTCACATGGGACAGGTGGAACTGTCCGGAAAGCGCGCTGCAGTTATCTACACATAACGGTCTGCGAAGTG cCACCAGAGAGACCGCTTTTGTGCATGCCATAAGTGCTGCTGGAGTTATGTACACATTGACAAAGAACTGTAGCATGGGGGACTTCGATAACTGTGGCTGTGACGACTCCAAGATAGGAAAAATGG GTGGTCGTGGTTGGGTTTGGGGAGGCTGCAGTGACAATGTTGACTTTGGAGAAAGAATCGCTAAAAAATTTGTGGACGCGCTGGAAAGTGGTCACGACTCTCGCGCTGCAGTCAACCTGCACAACAACGAAGCTGGTCGACTT GCTGTCAAAGCAACTCTCAAAAGGACCTGCAAGTGTCATGGTGTATCTGGAAGCTGCAGTATTCAGACATGTTGGATGCAGCTGGCTGACTTCAGAGATATCGGTAACTATCTGAAAATGAAACACGATCAAGCACAGAAGCTGGAGATGGACAAAATTCGGATAAGGGCTGGTAACAGTGCGGACAATCGCGGCGCAATCGCGGATACGTTCAGCAGCGTTGCGCGCACAGAACTCATTTATATGGAAGATTCTCCAGACTACTGCGTGAAAAACCTCAGCCTGGGACTTCATGGAACAGAAGGCAGGGAATGCCTACAAAGTGGAAAGAATCTCTCTCAGTGGGAGAAGAGAAGCTGCAGGCGGCTCTGCCACGAATGTGGTCTGAAAGTTGAAGAGAGGAGGATAGAGACTGTGAGCAGCTGTAACTGTAAATTCCACTGGTGTTGCACAGTCAAATGTGAAACATGCACTCAGACTGTGGCCAAGTATTTTTGCGCAAAAAGGCACAAAAGACGTCGGCCGCACAACAATTCACGAAGAAGACAGCATGCGCGTAATAGATAA
- the LOC113113906 gene encoding thymosin beta-like, with translation MSDKPDLTEIARFDKTKLKKTETKEKNPLPTKETIEQERKGDATP, from the exons ATGTCTGACAAGCCAGACCTCACAGAAATCGCCAGGTTTGACAAAACCAAGCTGAAGAAGACTGAGACAAAAGAGAAGAACCCTCTGCCCACCAAAGAGA CCATTGAGCAGGAGAGGAAAGGCGATGCCACCCCTTGA
- the wnt8-2 gene encoding protein Wnt-8a ORF2 gives MAYFFLCFFLFFICDKALPGHTWKMNNLLMTGPKAYLTYASSVQVGAQSGIRECKHQFAWDRWNCPDSALQLSTYKGFRSSTRETSFVHAISAAGVMHTLTRNCSLGDLDDCGCDSSRNGKLGGRGWLWGGCSDNVDFGERISKEYLDALETGQDSRAAVNLHNNEAGRLAVKATMKRICRCHGMSESCTMQTCWMQLSDFREIGNYLKVKHGQAQKLEMDKRRMRAANSADNRVAMADTFGSIPRSELIYLEDSPDYCAKNLSIGLLGTEGRECVQHGESLTQWERRSCRRLCHECGLRVEEMRTEIVSSCNCKFHWCCTVKCENCSQVTVKHVCARRHGHHGHQRRRPRGPK, from the exons ATGGCTTATTtcttcctttgtttttttttattctttatctgCGACAAGGCTCTCCCTGGGCACACATG GAAAATGAACAATTTGTTGATGACTGGACCAAAg GCTTATCTTACCTATGCAAGTAGTGTGCAGGTGGGTGCGCAAAGCGGAATACGTGAGTGCAAACATCAGTTTGCTTGGGACAGGTGGAACTGCCCAGACAGCGCGCTGCAACTTTCTACTTACAAAGGCTTCAGAAGTT CAACGAGGGAGACGTCTTTTGTTCACGCAATAAGCGCAGCAGGCGTTATGCACACTTTAACCAGAAACTGCAGTCTTGGAGATCTGGACGACTGCGGATGTGACAGTTCGAGGAACGGCAAACTCG GGGGTCGTGGTTGGCTTTGGGGGGGATGTAGCGACAATGTGGATTTTGGCGAGAGAATTTCTAAAGAATACCTGGATGCGCTTGAGACTGGACAAGACTCTCGAGCTGCAGTTAATCTTCATAATAATGAAGCTGGACGTTTG GCTGTCAAGGCTACCATGAAGAGGATCTGTAGGTGCCATGGCATGTCAGAAAGCTGCACAATGCAAACGTGCTGGATGCAGCTTTCTGATTTCCGTGAGATTGGCAATTACCTTAAAGTGAAGCACGGCCAGGCCCAGAAACTCGAAATGGACAAGAGACGAATGCGCGCGGCCAACAGCGCAGACAACCGCGTGGCCATGGCAGACACTTTCGGCTCCATTCCCCGGTCTGAACTCATATATCTGGAGGACTCGCCGGATTATTGCGCCAAGAACCTAAGCATCGGGCTTCTTGGCACGGAGGGTCGGGAGTGCGTGCAACACGGGGAAAGTCTCACGCAGTGGGAAAGGAGAAGCTGCCGCAGACTGTGCCATGAGTGCGGTCTGCGAGTGGAGGAGATGCGCACAGAGATAGTGAGTAGCTGCAATTGCAAGTTCCACTGGTGCTGCACAGTAAAGTGTGAGAACTGCTCTCAGGTCACTGTCAAACACGTTTGCGCACGGAGGCACGGACACCACGGACACCAAAGACGCAGACCTCGAGGACCAAAATAA